The Candidatus Nanopelagicales bacterium nucleotide sequence TTCCGCAACCCAAGTGGCCTCCCGGCCGGGGCACCCCCTCGCGCTGCCACATGTCGGGGGTAACCGATAGGTTCGGTCGCAGACGGACAACGAACCGAAGGGGTTCCCATGAGCGAGCAGGATGGCAGTGGATTCGACGTCGTCGAGACGGTCACCGAGGGCATGACCATCGATGGTGAGCACGTCCAGGAGGACGTCGTGGCCGCAGTGGACGAGGAGAGCGGTGAGGCCATTGTCGACGACGTGATCACGGTGGAGTCGCCGGACGGGTCGGTCACCGCGGAAGAGATCGTCACGGCTATCGGTGCGGATGGCACCGCCGAGATCATCTCCGACACCGTCGCCACCATGGATGCCGACGGCAACATCGAGGTCGCCGAACTGGTCGACGAGGACGAGTGAGTTGACGACTGCAGGATCTGACGCGCCGGTCGGGCAGCCGGGCGACCCCGGCGAATTGCGGTACCTGGATGTCTCGGCTGTGGCGGGCACGCTGCTCGCCGCCTACGCCGCCGGCTCATCGACGCAGCCCAATCTGCTGACCCGGGGCACTCCGGATCAGGCGATCATCACCGGCATCAGCACCACCGCCGGATACGGGTGGGGCGTGTCGCTGCACTCGTTCCTGAGGTCGGTGGCCAACCGGCTGCCGGGAAGTCCCCTGGCGAGTGGGCTTCTGGTCGACGGTGCCACCGCCGCCCTGGCCTACGGCGCATATCGGGCCCTGCCGCACCGGCCGGGGGAGCCCGCCCTACGTGCATTGGCCCGGCTGACGACTCAGAGCACGGCCGCCGCCGCTCTGGCGGGGGTCGGCGCGGATGTCATGGACCTGCGTCGCGGGCATCGCTTCGGTCGCGTCGCCGCGCTGGGTGCGATGGCCGGCATCGGCGTGGCCGGTTGGGCGCGGACGCGTCCGGGCCGTGCGCGAGTCGGCTCCCAGTTGGACGACGGCTCGTACTTCGAGGACACCCCCCGCAGCATCAGTCCGGCCAAGACTGTCGGCCTGGGTCTGATCACGGGCGGCATGCTGTTCGGGCTGTCCCATGTGGAGTCGTCTCTCACCACGCTGTTCTCCCGTGGAGCCGCGAAGGTACTGGGCGGTGACCCTGAGGATCACCGAATGCTCGGGCGGATCGGCGCAACCGCCGCTACGTACGGTGTCGGATGGTTGGCGCTGTCGGGCGTGACGGCCAAACTGACCGGAGCCGGCAGCGAAGTCGAGATCGCGAACCAGGCGCAACCCACCCTTCCCGAAGTCACGGGCAGCCCCGCGTCCGGGATCCCGTGGGACAAGCAGAGCCGCGAAGGGACACGTTGGCTCAGTGCCGTCCTGCTGGCCGACCACATCCAGGACGTCATGAAGGAGCCGGCGCGTCAGCCGATCCGCGTGTACGCGAGCTTGAGTTCGGCGGACACGGAGGAGGCCCGCGCCGAACTCCTGCTGAGCGAGCTCGACCGCACGCGCGCGTTCGAGCGCAAGTACATCGCGCTGTTCTCACCGACCGGTTCCGGCTACGTCAACTACGTCGCCTGCGAAACGTTCGAGTATCTGGCCCGAGGCGACTGCGCCAGCATGGCGATCGAGTACTCCGTGCTCCCATCCGCGCTGTCGCTCACCCGGGCCCAGATGGGTACCCGGCAGACCAGGTTGGTCGTCAACGGCATCACCGAACGACTCCTCGCCATGCCCGCGGACCAGCGCCCGAAGTTCTTCTTGTTCGGGGAGTCGCTGGGCTGCAAGGTCAGCGAGGAGGTCTTCGTCGGACACACCGATGCGGGGCCGCGCGGTGTCGGGTTGGACGCCGCGGTGTGGGTCGGCACGCCTGCCTTCACCAACTGGCGCAAGCAGCTGTGGAACGGTCGGCCGCAAGGTGAGCCGCCGACAGTCGGGCCGGGGGCGATCTACCTGCCCCGCGCGATCAGCGACTGGCACGCGTTGCCTGACGACGAGAAGCGGAAGGTCGACTTCTTGCTGCTCCAGAACGGTGACGACCCGGTTCCCAAGTTCGAGGCACCGCTGTTGTGGCGTCAACCGGACTGGCTCGGACCCGACGACCAACGCCCACCGGGAGCTCCCCGGGGCACGAACTGGCAGCCGGTGACGACGTTTGTCTCGACGTTCACCGACTTGATGAACGCACTGACTCCCACGCCGGGCACGTTCCAAGAAGGGGGACACGACTACCGGGTCGAGATCCCCGGCGCCATCCGCACCGTGTGGGGCCTGGACTCGTCAGACGAGCAGATGAACCGCGTCAACGCGGTGCTGCGCACGCGGGAACTCGCCTGGGAGGTCAAGCGCGACTGGGACAACGCCATGGCCAAGCCGGAGGACAAGCGCGCCGAAGCCGCGGACAAGGTCCGAAAGCAGGTCGGCGACTGGTGTGGATCGGACCAGCCGGTAGATGATGAGACGATCCAACTGATCATCAAGGGGACTGAACCGGTGTAGTGGTCCAACGCCGAGGGTCACCTGCCGCAGCGGGTGACATGCCGCTGGGGGTCACATGGCGTCGTCGGCGCCGAACATCATGGCGCGTTTGACCTGCTGGATCGCCGTCGTGACCTGGATCCCCCGAGGGCACGCGTCGGTGCAGTTGAACGTGGTGCGGCAGCGCCAGGCACCCTCGGACTGGTTGAGGATCTGCAGTCGCTGGTCGCCACCGTCGTCGCGGCTGTCGAAGATGAACCGATGTGCGTTGACGATCGCCGCCGGGCCGAAGTACTGCTCGTCGGTCCAGAACACGGGGCACGACGTGGTGCACGCGGCGCACAGGATGCACTTGGTGGTGTCGTCGAACTTGGCCCGGTCCTCGGCGGACTGCAGGCGTTCCCGGGTGGGTTCCTGACCGGTCGTGATCAGGAACGGCTTGACCTTGCGGTAGGCCGCCATGAACGGCTCCATGTCGACGATGAGGTCCTTCTCGACCGTCAGGCCCTTGATGGGCTCGACCTTGATGGGCTTCTTGGTGTTGAGGTCCTTGACCAGCGTCTTGCAGGCGAGGCGGTTCTTGCCGTTGATGCGCATGGCGTCGGATCCGCAGATGCCGTGGCCGCAGGAGCGGCGGAACGTCAGCGTGCCGTCCTGTTCCCACTTGATCTTGTGCAGGCAGTCGAGGATGCGGTCGGTGGCGAACACGGTGACGCGTGAATCTCCTGCCAGTAGTGCTGGTCGTCGACATCGGGGTCGTAGCGGCGCACCTTGATAGTGACGTCGAATGCGACGGGATCCGGGGTCTCGGGGCGGTGCGGTGCCGGTGTCGGGGGCGCTCTCGGGGGCGCTGTTGGGGGCGGGGGTGTCGATGGCCATCAGTACTTCCGCTCCATGGGCTGGTATCGGGTGACGACCACGGGTTTGTAGTCGAGGCGGACGGAGTCGCGCCCGTCGGAGTCGATCTGGCGGTAGGCCATGGTGTGGCGCATGAAGTTGACGTCGTCGCGGGTCTGGTAGTCCTCCCGCGCGTGCCCGCCGCGGGACTCCTTGCGGGCCAGCGCTCCGGCGACCAGGACTTCGGCGAGGTCCAGCAGGAAGCCCAACTCGACGGCTTCGAGCAGGTCGGTGTTGTAGCGCTTGCCCTTGTCCTGCACGCGAGATGTTGCGGTAGCGGTCGCGCAGGGCTTGGACGTCGGTCAGTGCCTGCTTGAGCGTGGCCTCAGTGCGGATACACCTGAGCATTCATGTCCATGGTTTCCTGCAGGGCGCGGCGCAGTTCTCCGACACGTTCGGTGCCGTCGCCCTCGAGGAGGCCGGTGAGCATGTCGCGCACCATGGCCTCGGGGTCGTCGGGCAGCGGGGAGTAGTCGATGGTCTGGGCGTACTCGGCAGCGGCGATGCCGGCGCGGCGACCGAAGACGTTGATGTCGAGCAGCGAGTTCGTGCCCAGCCGGTTGGCGCCGTGCACCGAGACGCAGGCGACCTCGCCGGCGGCGTACAGGCCGGGGACGGTGTCGGCGTTGTCCGCCAGGACCTGGGTGTCGATGTTGGTCGGGATGCCGCCCATGGCGTAGTGCGCGGTGGGGAACACCGGAACGAGTTCGGTGATCGGGTCGACGCCCAGGTAGGTGCGGGAGAACTCCGTGATGTCCGGCAGTTTGGCCTCGAGCCTGCTCGGCGGGCAGGTGGGTGAGGTCCAGGTAGACGTAGTCCTTGTGCGGCCCGGCACCGCGGCCTTCGCGGACTTCTTGAACCATTGCGCGGGCGACCATGTCGCGGGGGGCGAGGTCCTTGATGGTGGGGGCGTAGCGCTCCATGAAGCGTTCACCCGACGCGTTGCGCAGGATGCCGCCTTCGCCGCGGGCACCTTCGGTCAAGAGCACGCCGAGGCCGGCCAGGCCGGTGGGGTGGAACTGGTAGAACTCCATGTCCTCCAAGGGGAGGCCGCGGCGGTAGGTGATGGCCATGCCGTCGCCGGTGAGCGTGTGGGCGTTGGACGTGGTCTTGAAGACCTTGCCGAACCCGCCGGTGGCGAAGATGACGCTCTTGGCCTGGAACGTGTGGATCTCGCCGGTGGCCAGTTCGTAGGCGACGACACCGACGCACGCGTCCTTCGCGACAGCAACACGTCGAGGACGTAGTACTCGTCGAAGAACTCGATGCCGTGCTTGATGCAGTTCTGATAGAGCGTCTGCAGGATCATGTGGCCGGTGCGGTCGGCGGCGTAGCAGGCGCGGCGCACCGGCTGCCTCGCCGTGCTGGCGGGTGTGCCCACCGAAGCGGCGCTGGTCGATGCGGCCCTCAGGAGTGCGGTTGAACGGCAGGCCCATCTTCTCGAGGTCCAGGACAGCGTCGATGGCTTCCTTGCACATGATCTCGGCGGCGTCCTGGTCGACCAGGTAGTCACCGCCCTTGACGGTGTCGAAGGTGTGCCATTCCCAGTTGTCGTCCTCGACGTTGGCGAGCGCGGCGCACATGCCGCCCTGAGCCGCGCCGGTGTGGGAGCGCGTCGGGTAGAGCTTGGTGAGCACGGCTGTGCGGGTGCGCTGGCCCGCCTCGAGCGCCGCCCGCATCCCGGCGCCGCCGGCCCCGACGATGACGACGTCGTACTTGTGCGTTGGCATCCGTTACTCCTCGATCGGGCCGGGTGTGGTTCGGGGCCGGCTAGGTTGCGGGTCGGGTCAGGCTAGGTTGCGGGTCGGGTCAGGCTAGGTTGCGGGTCGGGTCAGGCAAGGTTGGGATCGAAGGTGAAGATCACCAGGGTTCCCAAGATGATTGTCGCGGCTGATGCCGTATACAGCACGCCGTGCAGCCAGAACTTGGTCTTGCCGCTGCGTGCGTAGTCGTTGATGATCACGCGCAGCCCGTTGGTGCCGTGCAACATCGCCAGCCAGAGCATGGTGAGGTCCCACATCTGCCAGAACGGGCTGGTCCAGCGGCCGGCCACGAACGCGAAGTTGATCCGCTGCACACCGCCGTCGAGGATGTTCATGATCAGTAGGTGGCCGAAAACCAGGATGACCAGCACGAGGCCAGATGCGCGCATGAAGACCCAGGACGTCTTCTCGAAGTTGCGGCCCGCCTCTGGCGGCGCGGGCGGCGTTCGGGGGGGCGAGGTCAGGGGTGACAGTCATCAGGCGCTCCCGAAGATCGTGGCGATGGTGTGTCGGAGCATGAAATAGGCACCGGGGATCATCACGGCGCACCACACGACGACCGTGGCCCACAGCATCTGCTTCTGATAGCGGGTGCCCTTGCTCCAGTAGTCGACAGCGATGATCCGCAGTCCGTTCAGGGCGTGGAACAACACCGCTCCGACGAGGCCTACCTCCATGAGGTTGACCAGCGGAGTCTTGTAACTCGCGATCACGAGGTCGTAGGCGGCGGGTGACACACGCACCAATGCGGTGTCGAGCACATGTACATAGAGGAAGAACAGGACCGCGACGCCGGTGATCCGATGCGCGACCCAGGACCACATGGAAATGTCACCGCGATACAGGGTGCCGACGCTTGCCACCGTGCCTCCGATCCCACGCCCGAACGGGGTCAGGCGTGCCGGGTCCCATGCTAGTCCGATCGGGCATCGGAGGGCGGGGGTGACCCGGTTGCGGAGGTGTCAGCCGAGCTGAGCAGGGATGCGGTGAACGGATCCGGGCGGATGGTCCCGAGGACGTGGGGACCTTGGTCCCAGGGGAATCGTCATCGGACCGTAATAACCCGAACGGGTGATTTTCCCTGAGCGTTCAGGCAACGGAGCCAGCGACACCCCACTATGAAGGGGCCCCTCCGTGACGTTTGTCACGCGAAGTGAATGGGTCAGCGCGAAAGTCGCGCTCAATGAAAGGACTTTTGCCATGGCGTCTCGTCGATCCAGGACCCGCCGGACTGTTGCCGCCACCGCCGCGGCCATCGCCACCTCCGGCTTGGTCGCAGCCTCTGCGGCGTCGCTTGGCGCAGTGACTGCAGGACTCACTCGGAGCGACCGTCGAGCACCACTGCTGCCTGCCAGACTTCGGGGTTGACCATCGCGTGGAATGCTCCCGGCCATTCCAACGGAAATCCGAACTATCGGGTGAATGGTCTGAGCATCAACAACGTCGACGGCCTCACCGGCGAAGACTGCGATGGTCTGAACTACAGAGTCGTCGTGCTCGATAGCAATGACGACGCTCTTAACTCGCCCGATGCCTCCGGAACGATCACCAACCAGGCATCAATCCCTGTCACGCTCGCTCCGACGGTAGATGCCGAAGATATCGAGAGCGTCTCGCTCACGATCTACGAGTGATCCGTACGGGCGGGGGGAGATCGACCCCCCCGCCCTTCTCAGGCACGTTAAGTTGCTGAAATGAGAGTGGTTCGATCTGCGGCGCCCTGGGTGGCGATCGTGCTGTTCCTCATTCTGGTGTTTCCCGCCCGATGGGGTGGATTCTTCGGAACTACGATCGTGGCTGGCGAGTCCATGGAGCCGACCCTCAGTGACCGGAGACGTCGCCTTCACGTTCAAGCGGCCCGGCTACGCGATCGGTGACGTAATCGTCTATCACCCGACTGACATTGACAGCGAGCGCCCTGATCATTCACCGAGTGATCGATGTCCGTCCCGACGGCACCTACGTCACCCAGGGCGACAACCGGGACTACCGCGGATGAGTGGTTCCCCACGACTGCGGAGATCGACGGCGGTGTCTTCGCCGTGCTGCCCAAGGTGCACACTGTCCGGTCTGCGGAGCACTGGGGTGGCCCTTCCTGGTGTTCTCGCTGCTCATCACTGTCGCCGTAGCCGTTGCGGTCTACGAGTTGGTCCGTAACGGCCTCTGGCCCACCCGGGTGGTTCTGCCGGACTTGCCCCGGTACGAAGGCGCGGAGGAGGCCTGGGACCGCAGCGAACCCCCGCCTGGCCTCAGCGAGGAAGACGTCCGTGCCGTGAGCATGCTGTCCGCCGTGCTGCGCGAGGAGTTCGTGATCCACTACGAGCCCTCGATGTCGATCCGAACCGGCGACCTGCGCGCGGTCGAGATCCATCCCCGTTGGCAGCACGCGAAGTACGGCCTGATCAAGTCCAACGTCTTCCTCCCGATGACCGAAGAGAAGCAGTTGGAGGGCGACTTCGACTTCTGGGCCGCTCGCACCGGCCTGCGGCAGGTGGCGTTGTGGCGCAGGTACGCCACGGAGGGTCTTCGTGCCTTCATCCGACTCCCACGGCTCACGGGCGGCGACCCGTTGGATCTCGTCGACACACTGCTGGCGGAGGCGGCAGTGCTGGACATCGAGCCGGACGAGATCGTTCTCGGCATTGCGCCCGGCCCCTTCATGACGGAACGCGACAACGACTGGCGCGGGCTCGAGGCCCTGGCCGACCGTGGCGTCGACCTCTGCCTGCATCATTTCAGTGCGGCCGGTCCGGCTCCTCTCGAAGTGGTGGTCGACAGCCCCGTGGACTACCTCACGCTGGACATGTCATCCACGGAACTGCCCCCGGACCCCGACAAGTCCGTCGTGTCCCGGTCGGTGGTGCGGGCCGCCAATAAGGGTGTGCTGGTGATCGGCCGAGAGGTTGAACATGAGGAGCAACTGGAGGCGCTCGCCGAGCACGGCGCGGTAGGGTTCCAAGGTCCGCTGTTCGCACCCCCGCTCGCAGCGAACATCCTCAGCGCCTTGCTGTCCGGTCTGGAGGATTCAAACCCTCAGAGCGATGAACCGGACGATTGGCCGGCTAGTGGAGTCGCCGAGGAGGAAGGGCGGCCCGCTCATGCCTAACTCGCGCAAGCGCCGCTCCCCCCTAATTTGGGTGGCCGCCGGGGCCGCGTCTGTGCTGGTCGTCACCGGGGTTGTCGTCGCGTCGGCTGCCAGCCTCAATGTCAACAGTGACTCCCTGGCCGCTGACACGCTGGACGCCTCCGGCTGCGACAGCAACGGCATCA carries:
- a CDS encoding alpha/beta-hydrolase family protein codes for the protein MTTAGSDAPVGQPGDPGELRYLDVSAVAGTLLAAYAAGSSTQPNLLTRGTPDQAIITGISTTAGYGWGVSLHSFLRSVANRLPGSPLASGLLVDGATAALAYGAYRALPHRPGEPALRALARLTTQSTAAAALAGVGADVMDLRRGHRFGRVAALGAMAGIGVAGWARTRPGRARVGSQLDDGSYFEDTPRSISPAKTVGLGLITGGMLFGLSHVESSLTTLFSRGAAKVLGGDPEDHRMLGRIGATAATYGVGWLALSGVTAKLTGAGSEVEIANQAQPTLPEVTGSPASGIPWDKQSREGTRWLSAVLLADHIQDVMKEPARQPIRVYASLSSADTEEARAELLLSELDRTRAFERKYIALFSPTGSGYVNYVACETFEYLARGDCASMAIEYSVLPSALSLTRAQMGTRQTRLVVNGITERLLAMPADQRPKFFLFGESLGCKVSEEVFVGHTDAGPRGVGLDAAVWVGTPAFTNWRKQLWNGRPQGEPPTVGPGAIYLPRAISDWHALPDDEKRKVDFLLLQNGDDPVPKFEAPLLWRQPDWLGPDDQRPPGAPRGTNWQPVTTFVSTFTDLMNALTPTPGTFQEGGHDYRVEIPGAIRTVWGLDSSDEQMNRVNAVLRTRELAWEVKRDWDNAMAKPEDKRAEAADKVRKQVGDWCGSDQPVDDETIQLIIKGTEPV
- a CDS encoding succinate dehydrogenase iron-sulfur subunit, with the protein product MAIDTPAPNSAPESAPDTGTAPPRDPGSRRIRRHYQGAPLRPRCRRPALLAGDSRVTVFATDRILDCLHKIKWEQDGTLTFRRSCGHGICGSDAMRINGKNRLACKTLVKDLNTKKPIKVEPIKGLTVEKDLIVDMEPFMAAYRKVKPFLITTGQEPTRERLQSAEDRAKFDDTTKCILCAACTTSCPVFWTDEQYFGPAAIVNAHRFIFDSRDDGGDQRLQILNQSEGAWRCRTTFNCTDACPRGIQVTTAIQQVKRAMMFGADDAM
- a CDS encoding FAD-binding protein, which encodes MPGRTRTTSTWTSPTCPPSRLEAKLPDITEFSRTYLGVDPITELVPVFPTAHYAMGGIPTNIDTQVLADNADTVPGLYAAGEVACVSVHGANRLGTNSLLDINVFGRRAGIAAAEYAQTIDYSPLPDDPEAMVRDMLTGLLEGDGTERVGELRRALQETMDMNAQVYPH
- a CDS encoding succinate dehydrogenase hydrophobic membrane anchor subunit, with translation MSPLTSPPRTPPAPPEAGRNFEKTSWVFMRASGLVLVILVFGHLLIMNILDGGVQRINFAFVAGRWTSPFWQMWDLTMLWLAMLHGTNGLRVIINDYARSGKTKFWLHGVLYTASAATIILGTLVIFTFDPNLA
- the sdhC gene encoding succinate dehydrogenase, cytochrome b556 subunit, producing the protein MASVGTLYRGDISMWSWVAHRITGVAVLFFLYVHVLDTALVRVSPAAYDLVIASYKTPLVNLMEVGLVGAVLFHALNGLRIIAVDYWSKGTRYQKQMLWATVVVWCAVMIPGAYFMLRHTIATIFGSA
- a CDS encoding EAL domain-containing protein — translated: MFSLLITVAVAVAVYELVRNGLWPTRVVLPDLPRYEGAEEAWDRSEPPPGLSEEDVRAVSMLSAVLREEFVIHYEPSMSIRTGDLRAVEIHPRWQHAKYGLIKSNVFLPMTEEKQLEGDFDFWAARTGLRQVALWRRYATEGLRAFIRLPRLTGGDPLDLVDTLLAEAAVLDIEPDEIVLGIAPGPFMTERDNDWRGLEALADRGVDLCLHHFSAAGPAPLEVVVDSPVDYLTLDMSSTELPPDPDKSVVSRSVVRAANKGVLVIGREVEHEEQLEALAEHGAVGFQGPLFAPPLAANILSALLSGLEDSNPQSDEPDDWPASGVAEEEGRPAHA